Genomic DNA from uncultured Desulfuromusa sp.:
GTCTTCGAACACCATCGCTGGAGTCGGATAAATCGCACCGTCCGGTCCAATCGCCAGGCTTTCCCAGCAGGCATTATTCAGGTCCATGCGGATACCGCTGAAATTAAAAACCTGACTCTGCATGATAGTAAAATTATCGATAGTAACTCTCTTCTTCTGAGCCCTTTCAAAAGCCATCCGCGCACTGCCAAAAATTTCCTGCGGCGATACAAACAGATCGCGGCTGGCTTTGCCTTTTACGAACAACCACATGAAATGCAGATTGGCGATCCCCTGCTCTGCAGTAAAATCGACCGCAGCGGTCATTTCATGAACATTGTTACGGTTGATTGACATCGACAATGAAGCCGACAGGCCGATATTTCTCAACCATCGGAGGTTCTTCTGCAATTCTGCAAAGCTGCCACGGCCGCGCAGTGCGTCGTGATTCTTCTGCATGCCATCAAGGCTGATTTGAAAATGTAAGCGATTGACATCCTGCTGCCGTAACCAGTTTTCATATTTAGGTAAAGCCCTGCCGTTGGTCAAAATAACCAGGTGGGCATCACTCTCTGCAAGAATCCGCTCGCTGGCTTCCATAAAGTTGGGATGAACCAGCGGTTCACCACCAGTAAAATAAAACAGCCGGCAACCTTGATCGGCTGCCTGGTCGATCGCCGAGAACAGATCCTCGCGCGACAATTCGGCGCAGTCCCCCTCCCCCGACGCGAACAGGCAATGAGAACAGCTCATGTTGCAACGGTTGGTCATATGCAGCCAGCATTCTTTAAGGCTTTCCAACTGCCGTTCAACTGCACGTCCGGTGTAAACTGTTTCGGCGACAGGTTTCAGCCGTTCGGCAAGTTTTACCAGCTGCAGATGCTGCGAAAGCCCGCTCTCCGCGTGGCCGGATAGAGACCGGCCAATGGCTGCTGCCGCAGAGCTAGTCGGCACAAACCAATCAGGTGCAGACGGATTAACGTAAATCGGTGTGCCTTCGAAATCGATCCGCTGATAGAGTGCAAAACTATCTCTCAGGGATGAATCGGTTTTGTTCATCTTCATAATCCTATCGCTTTCTAAAGGCAGCTGAAAATTCCGGTATCATCTCAATTTTCCCCAGAGACTTAAGATAGCTCGCCGTCATCGCCATGCTGGAGCTGTCATTCTCATCGAAACCGATCTGCCAATTCAGTCTGTAGGTGCATTTCCTCTGCTGCTCTTCCGGCAGTCCGGTTACGGCGGCCACGATGCGAACAGTTTCATCCGGATTTTCATGCATAAAAGCAACTGCTCTCTGCAATCCTCTGATCAACGAATCGAGATCCTCCTTGCGCTCACTCAGCGTTTGCTTGCTGCTAGCAACAACCAAAGGAAAGCTGTTGTTAAGCGCACTGAAATCGGTCAACTCATGAACACTATCGGCACACAGAGCTTCGACGTTACTCGGCCAGGGTTCGCTGCCGGCCATAGCGTCAATCTGCCCGGTCTGCATCGCCTGTGGCATATCAAGAGGGCTTAAGGGGACAAATTCAATCTTTTTGACATCCAACCCGGCATATTTACTCCAGGCCAATAGGGCCCCGTAGGTGCTTGAACCCATTTGGATGCCAACCCTGGCCCCTTCCAGCTGTTTGACATCAATCAGCCCACGGCGGGAAATCAGCCGATGCATCTTGCTGCCTCCGGCGTAGCCAGTCAGCAACCGCACACGCTCGCTGCGTGAAGCAGCAATAAGGAATGGGGCGTCCCCCATTGCCGCGACATCCGCAGCTCCAGTCATCAAACTCTCAGCGGCCAGGATACCTCCCCCAACCAGTTTGACATCAACTTCAAGACCCTCAGCGGCAAAAAATCCCTTAGCCTCGGCGATAATAAATGGTTCGTAGCAGACCTTGTTTGGATAAACCAGCTGCAGCGGTTTTTTCGCTGCTTGTGCTGAGGAAGCCAGAAAACTACCGGCCAATACCATTCCAATCAAACCAATCAGAAAAAGATTTTTAAGATAATATTTCATTTTGTTCCTCTTACTACACGCCCTGCTGCCTAGCGATAAAAAGGATGCAGTTATTCTGTACAGAGACAATTCCATGACCATCTGATTCACCGGAGAAATGGTGATCATGCAAGCTGGAATGCGCTCCTCAGAATACGGACGCAGTTAAAAATTGGGTGAAGACTTGGCAGCCGGTATTTAACCTTAATAAAAACGGGGACACCGGACAGGAAACCTTAGTATCAGCAAACTGGTGGTGGTAAGGAGGAATAGCGTGGCTCCGGAATGCGATCAGCGAAGAACTGACCTCTCCCGGCCGATTGAGAATGGATGGATTTATAAAATTTCACCCAGAAACGGACCAGATTAATCAGTAGAGAAGCGTTTTTCCGTCCATCTCCGGCGTGGTCAATATCTCTGCGTCGTTGTAGTTGGGAGTAACAGCGCCCGCAGTCTGCAAGTCGGCCCTGCAAATGGGAAAACAAATGCGATTGGCGCCAGGGCAAGTTATCAAAAAATCGAACATCTTCTTTTTCCATGCCAGCGAGATAAAAGCCGCCGTCACAACTGGGGCCGATTACAACCTCGTCGCTGAAAAGAGCTTTCTGTATATCATCGCTATGCAAAGTCGGGATATCACCCCCAACCGCCACGACCCGTTCATAACCAAGGGCGAATGTATCTTGTAATGCAGTTACGAAACAGTCTTTAAGGTCAATGCCGCGTTGCGGCAAATAAACGGCACCCTCCAACGGTGGTGCTTCGCCATCCTGAACAATAACAATATCAACCTGTTGAATACGCTGCAGCAAATCATAGGTCCGGTAGATCATTGCCAGCTGGATCGATTGATCCAGCTGGCGTCCGAACCCCAGGGACTTACCTTTGTACACGCCCTGAATAAACAGGAGTAGGGCTTGACGTTTTGGTGTTGTTATCTGTTGAGCTGGCATGCTATCCCCTGTTCAGGATTTCAACTGGCCTTTGCCTTGGCAGCCTGAGCTTCTAAAGCCCGTGCTTCTTCCTCTATTGCGCTATCAATTGCACCAAAGTCGAACTTCGCTGTCTTGGGACGAATTGGAATTCCTTCCGGGTCTACTTGCTTCAGGTCTACATCTAAAACCCTGACCATCACCTTTTGCTTCTCTTCCCATTTGATGTCGAGGTTTATAAACGCTTTAGTATCCTCATTATCCAGTCGCAGTTCGCAGTCCTCTTTGTTTTCCAAGAGCTTGTGAGAAAAGCTCTCAATCAGACGGTAAACTTCCAAAAAGTTAACCTTCTGTCCCCCCAATTCATTTATGAGCTCTCTACTCATGTCTATTGTGATATCAATATCGTCAACCCTAGTGGTAAATGCCGATAGCTTTTTTTCAGTTTTTTCTGCTTCGCTCATAGTCTCAGTCCTTTGTAAGTTCTGCCCATTCATGATTGGTGTTGCTTTAGCCACCAACCTGCGACATCAAAAAATTGTCGTGCTCATACCCATTAATTGAGAGGGCATGGCATTCCGGTTTCTTCTCAATCAGTTCTTCTAGCTGCTGCCTGATCCCGGCCTTGTCTCCTGACTGTAACCAGGGATTCAGATCGGTTTCTTGGTTCGAAAACAGGCAGCTCTTGGCTTTACCAGTTGAGGTGATCCTTATGCGGTTGCAGGTCGCACAGAAATGCCCTGAAACAGCGGTGATAATGCCGATAGAGCCAGTAGCACCTGGAATCCGAAAATCCCTCGATGGCCCTGCATATGGTCCTTTTTCAACCTCTTCCAGTTCATATTTACTGGAAATCAGGTCAAGGATTTCCTGTCCCGATATCTCCTGTTTTTGCCAATTAGCCTGATCCAGCGTCGGCATGTATTCAATAAATCGAACCGAAAATCCATAATTTTTTGTCATTTCGGTAAAATCGAGAATTTCATCGTCATTAAAGCCACGCATGGCCACGACATTGATTTTAGGGGGCGGAAAACCTGCTTTTGCGGCAGCCTTTAAACCTTCAAACACTTTTTTCAACTCGCCACCACGGGTAATCTTCCGGTACTTTTCTTCCTGCAGTGAATCCATGCTGATATTCAAGCGTTGCACCCCTGCCAGGGACAAGTCCTGCGCCATTTCCGGCAAAAGGATACCGTTTGTCGAAAGTGCCAGATGACGCAGACCTTCGATTCCGGAAAGCCGCGCCAGAAAGGGGACGATGCCATTTCGCACCAACGGCTCTCCACCGGTGATGCGAATTTTTTCGATTCCCATAGAGATAGCTGTTTCGGCGATAAGATGCAGACTTTCATAAGGCAGGATGTCGTTATGCTGACATGCGGCAACACCATCCGCAGACATACAATATTTACAACGGAGGTTGCAGCGGTCCGTTACCGACAAGCGCAGGTAGTTGATTTGGCGTCCAAAAGAATCGATCAGTTTCATGATTTTCTCACTTTTAAACAATCAGGGTTATCTTGACGTAAATTACCGAATTCAGTTTCGGGCATGACAGCCAGCTTCTCATCAGCAAAGAGATTGTTTGCTAACCAGTTGTTGTCCAGCTGTGCTTGTCCCAGCCATTTACCAATAGAGTAATAAGATCTTTCGCCAGCACTACCGATTAGCGGGCTGACTTTCTCGGCCGACGGCAAACCGTTTTCTCCAAGAACCTCTTCATCGGCTTTAACATCCATGATTTGGCCGATAAATTGTGTATGTGATCCGATCTCCAGCATATGGAGTAATGAGCACTCTATAATCAGTGGAAATTCCAGAACATATGGAGCGTCGACAACATCACTTCTAACCGCAGTTAGCCCCGTTGCAGAAAACTTGTTGATTGATACCCCTGAGACATTGCCGATGAAGTCGGTTTCAAACAAAAAAGCCCGCGATGGAATGCTGATAGTAAAAGCCTCATGCTCAACAATGTTTGCATAGGTTGCTCTACTGACTTTCAGAGACACCGAAACACAGGCTGGGGACGTACAACAAATTGCCCCCCAGGAAGCAACCATAATGTTCGGTTGCGAGCTGGACCCGTAGCTCCCGATCACCCAGACAGGTGAAGGGACAGCCAAAGCTTTACATCCTAGTGAAATCTTCATCTAGCCCTCGCAAAAGGTTGAATTGCATACCATCATGCGCCAACAGAACATTCGGCATATCGGCCAGGCGCCCTTCAAGCTCCTCAACTGTGGTCGGTTTGCTGTAATGAATCGCCATGTGTGTCAGGACAGTTTTTTTGGCTTCGATTGTTTTTCCGAGTTCGATTGCCTCAGGCATCGACATGTGGCTATCCGGGAACCAGTTAAAGTCACTGAAAGTTGCATCGCAGATCAGCCAGTCAATCGCCCTAACTCTGTTCTTGGTCATGTCCGGTAAACCAGAAGTATCAGGGAAATAGGCAAGTTTTGAGATCCCTGAATCGATCAGGAAACCAGCAGTCTCAATGCCATGGTTTGCCGGCAATGGAGTGATTCCCAAATCGCCGAGCGCGTATGTCGTTTCAAATTCCCACGCTTGCGGGAGTAAAACATCTTGCAGATATGGGAATGCCGCATTGAAGCTGTAAACTGCGCTTGGTGGCAGGTAGAGAGGGATCGGTTCTTTCCGATCGAGCTTGACATAATATTCCATTTCACCCAGGCCGCCAAAATGGTCATAGTGCCAGTGAGTCAGGAAAATTCCATCGATTCCCTGCAGATTTTCCTGCAACAGTTGGAATCTCAGATCGGGTGAAGTGTCAATGAGATAGTTTGAGTTATTCGAGCGAAGCAAGGCGCCACTACGTGTTCGGCAATGCCGGCCATCCGCTCGTGCTTCACGGCAACCACTGCATTGGCAAAAGAACGATGGGACGCCAGGTCCGGCACCAGATCCTAAAATTTTGAATGAACTTCCCATAACGTCCTCATTTAATTCTTACTTGGAGTCCCAACTTCACTGTCCTTGGTAAACCATTGCTGCAGATCCGCACTCAATCAGTTCAGGGCAAACCTCACATTGACGATTGAAAGGCTCCGTCAGATCATCGAAAGCACAATCGACCAAACCGTTTTTCTGATAAAACCTTCTGCTGCTCCCCCTGGAGACAGTGGTTACACGGTAGCTCTGCTGAGGATCGCCAACAGCATCCCGGCAGTACCTCCAAGGGTTCTGCAACATCGGCTGCAGCAATTTGCTTCCAAGTCCGTGACTACGACCATCTCCTTGCACAACAATCGTCAGCAAGTGGAACAGGTCCACGTCCATCTGATAAAGTAGTGCTCCACCGTAAGCACTCCCGTCTTCTTTGATCACGACATGATCTTCAGTGTCGCCGACCACTGCCATATCACTCGCGAGGAAAATACTGCGCAGACGGTTTTCATCAGCGGCAGTTGCGAATTCAATTTGATATGGCATCTGATTCTCCGATTTTCAGATTTCCTCTCAAACAGCTAAAAACTTCTAACCATCTGAAATAAAAGACAAACATAAGTCATTAACTGTTTTTATCCACTTTGCTCTTTGCTTCTGTTTGACAGGATCAGCAATAAAGGTGCCACTGTTTGGATATTTTTATTAAGTATGCGGTTTTCTGACACTCTTGGTCGAACGAGGGCCTTGTGGAGATCACTCAAAAGGAGATTCTGATAGATGGCTTTGTTTTATTTTGAGATTGGAAGGAGGTTGCAGTGTCATTTTGAAACTCCTCTCCTCGGAGAACTAAAGACTGCTATTGAGGAGCTTTTTTGAAAGGTTTAAGAAGTTTTGCCACTCCTCCTTTGTCGTTACTCCCAGCAAACAGAGAGAAAGATAAAAATGACTGATGATAAGAATTTCGCTAAATAAAGGGCATTTCAGTATCTACAATTTTGGTATTAACATTGAACTTGTTTTATTCAACAACCTATGAGCATATAAGATATTATCTCGGATATGGTTTAGCTGTCTCTTCCAGCGCAGGTCAGACAAATTCTCTGAACAGCCCACCTTGAACGGCGTAAACCTTGCATTATTTATGTTAGTTCCGAATAAAACCATATAAAGCAGTCAGGAGAACATCTTATGGCGTTTCGAAAGCAAATTTCAGAAATTTTGGAAACTCAGGTGCTTTTTGCAAATGCTGACAAAGAAAAATTGACCAAAAAGCGATGGCAGGAAATACTTCGCTGTAAAGAAGATTTCCTGAAGGATCCGTCTGCTGACCCCAGCCAATTTTCTTGTATGGATAAAGACGTTGCCGCATCCTGGATACGCTCGCGCAAATTAGGGGTCAATCCGCACAAGGTCGTAACCATCCCCAGCGAAGACCAGCTCGCCAAACTTCGCGGCAAACATCAGCAATTAATAGAGATCACCCATGAGCAGATAGGAGCATTCAAAGACCAGATGATTGCCTCTGGTTACCTGTTTTATCTATTTGACAAATCCGGCATGATTCTGTGTCACGAAGGGGTCTGGAGTGAAGATCAGGTTGCGGAGTCAGGTTCACGTATCGGCATTCTGGCGAACGAAGAAAACGAAGGGACAACCGCTCACGGACTTTGCTTCCATTTAAAGCGTCCTGTTCAACTCATCGGACCGGAAAACTATTGCATCCCCCTGCAAAACAGAATCGCTTCGGCAGCACCGATTCTGGATGACGATGGTGAAGTTTCGGCGGCTGTTGTCATCCTCAGCCCACCACTGATCAATGATCTCGAAGATAACAGGATCAACGACCTCTATATTCACACTCTCGCCCTGATTTCGTCAGTGGCAACCTCGATAGAAGTAAAAAACAAGCTTCTTAATCACAGGGGCAACTATGAAGCAGCGCGCAACAAAGCGACCAAACTGAACGAAGAGCTGCAAAAAGCCAAAGACAAAATGTCGAGTGCCCATGAAAGCCTCACTGCTTCTTTTGCTTTTATCGATGAAGGGATGATAGCTGTCGACTGTAAAGGACAGATCCTCCAGATTAACAACGAAGCGATTAAAATTTTTAAAGTCCGGCCAGAGGAAATCGGCAACCGAAATCTCAGTGAGTTTCTCAGCACTGATTCCGCCATCATGCGACGCGCAGAGAAGGGAGAAGGGTTCACTATTGATGAGTGTGTCAAAGTCGGGAACATCAAAGCTTGCCCCTACCGGATTTCGGTACGACCGATCCTTAACCAATACACAAAAAAACTTGACGTTGTCATTCTCAAGTTTGTCAATTGCGAAAAACTGACGAATCAACAGAACAACAGGATGGGAAGAGCCGCATGTTACAAATTTGAGGATATTCTCGGTGAGAGCATGGCCATCAAATCAACAATTATTCAAGCACGACGGTTTGCTGAATCCCCAGAGAATATTCTGTTAATCGGAGAAAGTGGAACAGGAAAAGAGCTCTTTGCCCACTCTATCCACAACACTTGCCGACCCACCGGTCCATTTATGGCAGTCAATTGCGCCGCCCTGCCAAGAGAACTTGTCGGAAGCGAATTGTTCGGCTATGAAGGGGGCAGCTTCACTGGCGCCGAACGCTGTGGAAAATCAGGTAAGATAGAACAAGCTGATGGCGGCACTCTCTTTCTTGACGAAATCGGCGACATGCCGCTGGAGCATCAGGCGATTTTACTACGCACCCTGCAGGATAAAAGGGTTATGCGCATCGGTGGCAGCCGCTATAAAGAAGTCGACTTCCGACTGGTCGCAGCAACCAATAAAGATTTACTGCAAATGGTTGAGGAAAAAACTTTTCGCGAAGACCTCTATTACCGCATTTCAGTTCTGGGCGTCTTTATCCCACCTTTGAGGGAGCGAGTTAAGGACATCTCCTTCCTAAGCAAAGTATTTATCCACGACTATTGTCAGCGTCAAAACTGGCATGAACCGCAACTCAGTCCGGAGACAGAAAACATCATTACCAAGTACAAGTGGCCGGGAAACGTTCGTCAGTTACAGAACGCTATTCATCATGCCATTAATACCGCTAGCGGCGACCTGATTGAGCCTGCTAACCTCCCCCATTATATTTTGCAGGATTCTGCTCCAGCCACCGATGGCAACGGTTCCCTCTTCAACAGAGCAGCTACACAGACTCTTGACCTGAAAACCATTGAAAAAGAAGCTATTGAAACAGCTCTGCAACGAGCAAACAACTGCATTCCGACTGCAGCTGAAATGGTCGGGTTAA
This window encodes:
- a CDS encoding flavin reductase family protein — its product is MKISLGCKALAVPSPVWVIGSYGSSSQPNIMVASWGAICCTSPACVSVSLKVSRATYANIVEHEAFTISIPSRAFLFETDFIGNVSGVSINKFSATGLTAVRSDVVDAPYVLEFPLIIECSLLHMLEIGSHTQFIGQIMDVKADEEVLGENGLPSAEKVSPLIGSAGERSYYSIGKWLGQAQLDNNWLANNLFADEKLAVMPETEFGNLRQDNPDCLKVRKS
- a CDS encoding DUF2064 domain-containing protein, whose product is MPAQQITTPKRQALLLFIQGVYKGKSLGFGRQLDQSIQLAMIYRTYDLLQRIQQVDIVIVQDGEAPPLEGAVYLPQRGIDLKDCFVTALQDTFALGYERVVAVGGDIPTLHSDDIQKALFSDEVVIGPSCDGGFYLAGMEKEDVRFFDNLPWRQSHLFSHLQGRLADCGRCYSQLQRRRDIDHAGDGRKNASLLINLVRFWVKFYKSIHSQSAGRGQFFADRIPEPRYSSLPPPVC
- a CDS encoding MBL fold metallo-hydrolase, which produces MGSSFKILGSGAGPGVPSFFCQCSGCREARADGRHCRTRSGALLRSNNSNYLIDTSPDLRFQLLQENLQGIDGIFLTHWHYDHFGGLGEMEYYVKLDRKEPIPLYLPPSAVYSFNAAFPYLQDVLLPQAWEFETTYALGDLGITPLPANHGIETAGFLIDSGISKLAYFPDTSGLPDMTKNRVRAIDWLICDATFSDFNWFPDSHMSMPEAIELGKTIEAKKTVLTHMAIHYSKPTTVEELEGRLADMPNVLLAHDGMQFNLLRGLDEDFTRM
- the moaA gene encoding GTP 3',8-cyclase MoaA encodes the protein MKLIDSFGRQINYLRLSVTDRCNLRCKYCMSADGVAACQHNDILPYESLHLIAETAISMGIEKIRITGGEPLVRNGIVPFLARLSGIEGLRHLALSTNGILLPEMAQDLSLAGVQRLNISMDSLQEEKYRKITRGGELKKVFEGLKAAAKAGFPPPKINVVAMRGFNDDEILDFTEMTKNYGFSVRFIEYMPTLDQANWQKQEISGQEILDLISSKYELEEVEKGPYAGPSRDFRIPGATGSIGIITAVSGHFCATCNRIRITSTGKAKSCLFSNQETDLNPWLQSGDKAGIRQQLEELIEKKPECHALSINGYEHDNFLMSQVGG
- a CDS encoding ABC transporter substrate-binding protein, producing MKYYLKNLFLIGLIGMVLAGSFLASSAQAAKKPLQLVYPNKVCYEPFIIAEAKGFFAAEGLEVDVKLVGGGILAAESLMTGAADVAAMGDAPFLIAASRSERVRLLTGYAGGSKMHRLISRRGLIDVKQLEGARVGIQMGSSTYGALLAWSKYAGLDVKKIEFVPLSPLDMPQAMQTGQIDAMAGSEPWPSNVEALCADSVHELTDFSALNNSFPLVVASSKQTLSERKEDLDSLIRGLQRAVAFMHENPDETVRIVAAVTGLPEEQQRKCTYRLNWQIGFDENDSSSMAMTASYLKSLGKIEMIPEFSAAFRKR
- a CDS encoding GNAT family N-acetyltransferase, whose translation is MPYQIEFATAADENRLRSIFLASDMAVVGDTEDHVVIKEDGSAYGGALLYQMDVDLFHLLTIVVQGDGRSHGLGSKLLQPMLQNPWRYCRDAVGDPQQSYRVTTVSRGSSRRFYQKNGLVDCAFDDLTEPFNRQCEVCPELIECGSAAMVYQGQ
- a CDS encoding sigma 54-interacting transcriptional regulator; amino-acid sequence: MAFRKQISEILETQVLFANADKEKLTKKRWQEILRCKEDFLKDPSADPSQFSCMDKDVAASWIRSRKLGVNPHKVVTIPSEDQLAKLRGKHQQLIEITHEQIGAFKDQMIASGYLFYLFDKSGMILCHEGVWSEDQVAESGSRIGILANEENEGTTAHGLCFHLKRPVQLIGPENYCIPLQNRIASAAPILDDDGEVSAAVVILSPPLINDLEDNRINDLYIHTLALISSVATSIEVKNKLLNHRGNYEAARNKATKLNEELQKAKDKMSSAHESLTASFAFIDEGMIAVDCKGQILQINNEAIKIFKVRPEEIGNRNLSEFLSTDSAIMRRAEKGEGFTIDECVKVGNIKACPYRISVRPILNQYTKKLDVVILKFVNCEKLTNQQNNRMGRAACYKFEDILGESMAIKSTIIQARRFAESPENILLIGESGTGKELFAHSIHNTCRPTGPFMAVNCAALPRELVGSELFGYEGGSFTGAERCGKSGKIEQADGGTLFLDEIGDMPLEHQAILLRTLQDKRVMRIGGSRYKEVDFRLVAATNKDLLQMVEEKTFREDLYYRISVLGVFIPPLRERVKDISFLSKVFIHDYCQRQNWHEPQLSPETENIITKYKWPGNVRQLQNAIHHAINTASGDLIEPANLPHYILQDSAPATDGNGSLFNRAATQTLDLKTIEKEAIETALQRANNCIPTAAEMVGLSRSTLYRKLKDYNIFVS